The genomic DNA AAATATTGTGGGATGATCAAAAGATCAGATATAATTAAAAAAGTATTACATATATAATGATTCTTTGCTTAGGAGTGGGGAGATAACAAGGAGGATAAAACGAAATGATAGTTATAGGATTAGTGGTTTTTATTTCCGTTTTCTATTTAATGATAACAGAGAAAATACCGGCATCATGGGCAACTATGGTTGGTGGATTGATAATGGCTTTAATTGGAATTATCAATGAAGAGGATGCTTTAGAAGCTGTGGCAGATAGATTGGAAATTTTATTTCTTTTAATTGGAATGATGATGATAGTTCATCTAATTTCAGAAACAGGAGTATTCCAATGGTTTGCAATTAAAGTGGCTCAATTAGTAAGAGGAGAGCCATTTAGACTGGTAGTTTTATTGGCAATAGTAACAGCTGTTTGTTCAGCATTTTTGGATAACGTAACAACAATCCTATTGATGGCTCCAGTATCAATTTTGCTTGCTAAGCAATTGAGATTAGATCCTTTCCCATTTGTAATAACAGAAGTTATGTCAGCAAATATTGGTGGACTTGCTACTTTAATTGGTGACCCAACTCAACTTATTATAGGTGCAGAAGGAAATCTTGGATTTAATGACTTCTTATTAAATACAGCACCAATGGCAATAATATCTATGGTTATATTAATAGTAAATGTGTATATAATCTATGGTAGACATATGGTAGTATCAAACGAATTAAAAGCTAGAATTATGGAATTGGATTCTTCAAGAAGTTTGAAAGAGCCAAAATTATTAAAGGAAGCGGCAGTGATATTTTTACTTGTTCTTGTAGGATTTATTTTAAATAATTTCATTAATAAAGGACTGGCAATAATCTCATTATCAGGAGCAATATTCTTAGTGATAATTGCTAAAAGAAAACCAAAAGAAATATTTGAAAATGTTGAATGGGAAACATTATTTTTCTTCATTGGACTATTTATGATGATTAGAGGAATAGAAAATTTAAATATTATAAAACTAATTGGAGATAAACTAATAGGAATTACAACTGGTAAATTTGATATGGCTGTATTAGGAGTAACTTGGATATCTGCAGCATTTACTTCTATAATCGGAAACGTTGCTAACGCTGCAACAATGTCAAAAATAGTTGCTGTAATGGTACCAGAATTTGCAAAAGATATAGCAGATCCAGTTAAAATTAAAGCATTTTGGTGGGCATTGTCTATTGGATCATGTTTAGGTGGAAATATCACAATTTTAAGTTCTGCTACAAACGTAGTTGCTGTTGGAGCAGCTGCAAAAGCTGGATGTAAAATAGATTTTGTGAAGTTCTTTAAATTTGGTGGACTTATTGCATTAGAAACTTTAATAATAGGAAGTATATATCTATTTGTAAGATATATGTAGAATATAAAATATTTTAAAATTTATATTGTTATGATAAAATATGTTGAGAGTGATCATATGGTTACTTTCAACATTTTTATTATAGGAGAAATTTTCAATAGGTATGAATAAAAATAAAGTAATTATAGGAATGAGTGGTGGAGTTGATTCTTCTGTTTCAGCATATTTATTAAAACAACAAGGATACGAAGTAATAGGAGTAACATTAAATCATAAAAAAGAAGAATCTTTTTTGGAAGAAATAAAAGCTGCTAAAAGAATTGCAAATTTCATTGGGATAAAACATAGAGAAATTGATATGGAAGAGTTGTTTCAAAAAGAAGTCATTGATAGATTTATCTCAGATTATTCAAATGGAATTACCCCTTCACCTTGTGTTATTTGCGATGAAAGAGTTAAATTTAAACTTTTATTTGATATAGCATTAGAAGAAAATGCATATTATGTAGCAACTGGGCATTATTGTAAAGTGGAATATAACGATGAATTTAAAACAAATTTATTGAAAGTTGGTAAAGATATAAAAAAAGATCAAAGTTATATGCTAAGTCGTTTAGATACTGATAAATTACCTAGAATCATTTTTCCTTTATATAATTATACAAAGGAAGAGAGTAGAAAAATAGCTCAAGAAGCGAAAATAGAAGTTCACGATAAAAAAGATAGTCAAGGAATTTGTTTTGCTAAAAGTGGATATATTGATTTTTTAAAATTTCAATTAAAAGATAAAATAAAAAAAGGGAATTTTATAGAAAGTAAATCAGGTAAAATTTTAGGAGAGCATAATGGATATCAATTATATACAATAGGTCAAAGACGAGGATTGGGATTAAAACTCCCTAAACCATATTTTATAATAGATATAAATCCTTTAAAAAATGAAATTATACTTGGAGATTATTGTGAATTAAAAAGAAAAAAAGTTGAACTTATTGAATATAGAGCTGCTGTTGAAATTGATAAATTAAAAGATAGAATATTAATTGCAAGGCCTAGATTTTCTAGCAGTGGATCAAAAGGTTATATAATAAGAGAAAATAATAAAATTTAT from Fusobacterium hominis includes the following:
- a CDS encoding ArsB/NhaD family transporter, coding for MIVIGLVVFISVFYLMITEKIPASWATMVGGLIMALIGIINEEDALEAVADRLEILFLLIGMMMIVHLISETGVFQWFAIKVAQLVRGEPFRLVVLLAIVTAVCSAFLDNVTTILLMAPVSILLAKQLRLDPFPFVITEVMSANIGGLATLIGDPTQLIIGAEGNLGFNDFLLNTAPMAIISMVILIVNVYIIYGRHMVVSNELKARIMELDSSRSLKEPKLLKEAAVIFLLVLVGFILNNFINKGLAIISLSGAIFLVIIAKRKPKEIFENVEWETLFFFIGLFMMIRGIENLNIIKLIGDKLIGITTGKFDMAVLGVTWISAAFTSIIGNVANAATMSKIVAVMVPEFAKDIADPVKIKAFWWALSIGSCLGGNITILSSATNVVAVGAAAKAGCKIDFVKFFKFGGLIALETLIIGSIYLFVRYM
- the mnmA gene encoding tRNA 2-thiouridine(34) synthase MnmA, with translation MNKNKVIIGMSGGVDSSVSAYLLKQQGYEVIGVTLNHKKEESFLEEIKAAKRIANFIGIKHREIDMEELFQKEVIDRFISDYSNGITPSPCVICDERVKFKLLFDIALEENAYYVATGHYCKVEYNDEFKTNLLKVGKDIKKDQSYMLSRLDTDKLPRIIFPLYNYTKEESRKIAQEAKIEVHDKKDSQGICFAKSGYIDFLKFQLKDKIKKGNFIESKSGKILGEHNGYQLYTIGQRRGLGLKLPKPYFIIDINPLKNEIILGDYCELKRKKVELIEYRAAVEIDKLKDRILIARPRFSSSGSKGYIIRENNKIYFEYIEENCHNAPGQHLVLYLNDYIVGTGIINF